The following are encoded in a window of Rosa chinensis cultivar Old Blush chromosome 4, RchiOBHm-V2, whole genome shotgun sequence genomic DNA:
- the LOC112198516 gene encoding homogentisate phytyltransferase 1, chloroplastic isoform X2: protein MDSLLLGSFPKASLGGNSWRRENLKKICFSGSYTAVRVSRCREWDILQRYCAVGSLPPQQRKHHNTGTKENSTSYRRHKKFLVNATAGHPLDSEPGAYNAKNVWNTMKNATDAFYRFSRPHTVIGTALSIVSVSLLAVQNLSDFSPLFFTGVLEAVVAALLMNIYIVGLNQLSDIDIDKVNKPYLPLASGEYSVGTGIMIVTSFVVMSFWLGWIVGSWPLFWALFISFVLGTAYSINVPLLRWKRSAVVAAMCILAVRAVIVQLAFFLHMQTHVYKRPAAFSRPLIFATAFMSFFSVVIALFKDIPDIDGDKIFGIRSFTVRLGQKRVFWTCIWLLQMAYGVAILVGATSTFMLSKCITVLGHAILASILWSRAKSVDLTSKAAITTFYMFIWKLFYAEYLLIPLVR from the exons ATGGATTCTCTGCTTCTTGGGTCCTTCCCAAAAGCTTCTTTAG GTGGGAACAGTTGGAGAAGGGAGAATCTCAAGAAGATTTGCTTTTCGG GTTCATATACTGCAGTCAGAGTTTCAAGGTGCAGAGAATGGGACATCCTGCAAAGATACTGTGCTGTTGGGTCTCTGCCTCCTCAACAGCGTAAGCATCATAACACAGGCACCAAGGAAAATTCTACATCCTACAGGAGGCATAAAAAGTTCCTGGTGAATGCAACTGCTGGTCACCCCCTTGATTCTGAACCCGGAGCTTATAATGCGAAAAACGTTTGGAACACTATGAAAAATGCAACGGATGCTTTTTACCGGTTTTCAAGGCCGCACACAGTTATAGGCACA GCATTGAGCATAGTTTCGGTTTCTCTCCTTGCAGTCCAGAATCTGTCAGATTTCTCTCCCTTATTTTTCACTGGGGTGCTGGAG GCTGTAGTTGCTGCTCTTTTAATGAATATTTACATTGTCGGTTTAAATCAGTTGTCTGATATTGATATAGACAAG GTTAACAAGCCTTATCTTCCATTGGCATCAGGGGAATATTCAGTTGGGACTGGCATCATGATTGTCACTTCTTTTGTTGTTATG AGTTTTTGGCTGGGATGGATTGTTGGTTCATGGCCATTGTTTTGGGCCCTTTTCATCAGTTTTGTACTGGGAACTGCTTATTCAATCAAT GTGCCACTACTGAGATGGAAGAGGTCTGCTGTGGTTGCAGCAATGTGCATCCTAGCTGTTCGAGCAGTGATAGTTCAACTTGCTTTTTTCCTGCACATGCAG ACCCATGTGTACAAAAGACCGGCTGCGTTCTCGAGGCCACTAATCTTTGCAACAGCATTTATGAGTTTCTTCTCTGTTGTTATAGCATTATTTAAG GACATACCTGATATTGATGGAGATAAAATATTTGGCATCCGGTCTTTTACAGTGCGTCTGGGACAAAAGCGG GTATTTTGGACATGTATATGGCTACTTCAAATGGCTTATGGTGTGGCCATTTTAGTGGGAGCAACATCCACCTTCATGTTGAGCAAATGCATCACG GTTTTGGGACATGCAATTTTGGCTTCGATACTCTGGAGCCGAGCAAAATCTGTCGATCTCACCAGCAAAGCTGCAATAACAACCTTCTACATGTTTATATGGAAG CTCTTTTATGCTGAGTATCTACTTATCCCACTTGTTCGATGA
- the LOC112198516 gene encoding homogentisate phytyltransferase 1, chloroplastic isoform X1, whose protein sequence is MDSLLLGSFPKASLASSKLVGGNSWRRENLKKICFSGSYTAVRVSRCREWDILQRYCAVGSLPPQQRKHHNTGTKENSTSYRRHKKFLVNATAGHPLDSEPGAYNAKNVWNTMKNATDAFYRFSRPHTVIGTALSIVSVSLLAVQNLSDFSPLFFTGVLEAVVAALLMNIYIVGLNQLSDIDIDKVNKPYLPLASGEYSVGTGIMIVTSFVVMSFWLGWIVGSWPLFWALFISFVLGTAYSINVPLLRWKRSAVVAAMCILAVRAVIVQLAFFLHMQTHVYKRPAAFSRPLIFATAFMSFFSVVIALFKDIPDIDGDKIFGIRSFTVRLGQKRVFWTCIWLLQMAYGVAILVGATSTFMLSKCITVLGHAILASILWSRAKSVDLTSKAAITTFYMFIWKLFYAEYLLIPLVR, encoded by the exons ATGGATTCTCTGCTTCTTGGGTCCTTCCCAAAAGCTTCTTTAG CATCGTCAAAACTCGTAGGTGGGAACAGTTGGAGAAGGGAGAATCTCAAGAAGATTTGCTTTTCGG GTTCATATACTGCAGTCAGAGTTTCAAGGTGCAGAGAATGGGACATCCTGCAAAGATACTGTGCTGTTGGGTCTCTGCCTCCTCAACAGCGTAAGCATCATAACACAGGCACCAAGGAAAATTCTACATCCTACAGGAGGCATAAAAAGTTCCTGGTGAATGCAACTGCTGGTCACCCCCTTGATTCTGAACCCGGAGCTTATAATGCGAAAAACGTTTGGAACACTATGAAAAATGCAACGGATGCTTTTTACCGGTTTTCAAGGCCGCACACAGTTATAGGCACA GCATTGAGCATAGTTTCGGTTTCTCTCCTTGCAGTCCAGAATCTGTCAGATTTCTCTCCCTTATTTTTCACTGGGGTGCTGGAG GCTGTAGTTGCTGCTCTTTTAATGAATATTTACATTGTCGGTTTAAATCAGTTGTCTGATATTGATATAGACAAG GTTAACAAGCCTTATCTTCCATTGGCATCAGGGGAATATTCAGTTGGGACTGGCATCATGATTGTCACTTCTTTTGTTGTTATG AGTTTTTGGCTGGGATGGATTGTTGGTTCATGGCCATTGTTTTGGGCCCTTTTCATCAGTTTTGTACTGGGAACTGCTTATTCAATCAAT GTGCCACTACTGAGATGGAAGAGGTCTGCTGTGGTTGCAGCAATGTGCATCCTAGCTGTTCGAGCAGTGATAGTTCAACTTGCTTTTTTCCTGCACATGCAG ACCCATGTGTACAAAAGACCGGCTGCGTTCTCGAGGCCACTAATCTTTGCAACAGCATTTATGAGTTTCTTCTCTGTTGTTATAGCATTATTTAAG GACATACCTGATATTGATGGAGATAAAATATTTGGCATCCGGTCTTTTACAGTGCGTCTGGGACAAAAGCGG GTATTTTGGACATGTATATGGCTACTTCAAATGGCTTATGGTGTGGCCATTTTAGTGGGAGCAACATCCACCTTCATGTTGAGCAAATGCATCACG GTTTTGGGACATGCAATTTTGGCTTCGATACTCTGGAGCCGAGCAAAATCTGTCGATCTCACCAGCAAAGCTGCAATAACAACCTTCTACATGTTTATATGGAAG CTCTTTTATGCTGAGTATCTACTTATCCCACTTGTTCGATGA
- the LOC112198934 gene encoding uncharacterized protein LOC112198934, producing MVTSSSSMKRIRIAVFDLKSNPISLSLFHDFSLSTRVTQPLSPTLHPLPPGLRLSLDHGLSLRSTTASVHSLRSTTGSVSFSQIDSLSHGLRLSLDHGLSLRPPRPQSSPSTLSQSRPSLFRLMSKSKQRISLGLRKIKTLFSEVLIEQGCTNYAGLQADSKCEPQ from the exons ATGGTTACATCCTCCTCGAGTATGAAG CGTATACGTATTGCCGTATTTGACCTAAAATCAAACCCTATCTCCCTATCGCTATTTCACGACTTTTCTCTCTCGACTCGGGTCACTCAGCCGCTGTCTCCAACCCTCCATCCATTGCCTCCAGGCCTCCGTCTCAGTctcgaccacggcctcagtctccgatcgaccacggcctcagtcCATTCACTCAGATCGACCACGGGCTCTGTCTCATTCTCTCAGA TCGACTCACTCTCACACGGCCTCCGTCTCAGTctcgaccacggcctcagtctCCGACCACCACGGCCTCAGTCCAGCCCTTCGACTCTGTCTCAGTCTCGACCAAGTCTTTTTCGATT GATGAGTAAGAGCAAACAAAGGATCAGCCTTGGtttgagaaaaatcaaaactttgttTTCTGAGGTGTTAATCGAGCAG GGATGTACCAATTATGCAGGGCTGCAGGCAGATTCTAAGTGTGAACCTCAATGA